Proteins encoded by one window of Nitrincola iocasae:
- a CDS encoding filamentous hemagglutinin N-terminal domain-containing protein translates to MKKNRKYNASVWAFTPRLLPLLIASAISPMTVIAAPDANELPNGGQIVNGQGAISQAGNVMNVQQNTQNMITNWNSFNVGSQATVNFHQPGASSTVLNRVTSGDPSQIHGQINANGNVIIANPAGVMFGQSARVDVGGLMAAGQDIADQDFVEGNLQLDKMSAGGQVINQGQIHTRSGGFVILAADQVSNSGRIEAPEGTVALLAGEQARVELTAGGLIGIRVDGETATAAIQNTGVLVSDGGKVLIQSRQATGALAAAVNQTGIIRANSVAENEGRIIIDGGQGDVLLAGRIEASGLESGQSGGFISATGDRVLISGELDANGANAGGEVYLGGGWQGQDSAIAEARQVHLDTGSTVAADATVNGEGGEVVLWSSEVTTHAGVISARGAGEGQGGAVETSSRGALGVTGEVDVSAPEGQGGLWLLDPANITVVSPGGDPWNGGGTGDVSVSNTSIQNSLNTGSNVTLQADNNITIAANISKTAGGDASLTFAAGAGIILNTGIDISATTGRLHLEFGTTSPSTGTAFINGRLATNGGSVTFWKDAQLGTSNPVSTQITGTVGGIGPYTSGNILFKQDLLLAAGDANVTLGAQGKSDGGFTGLGGNIRIDGDIYSVAAVNQLLRPQTLTLDTRGTAAGAIVLGSDTSNFVGGNGQSALRQLNFLGPQAITLNASVINLLSPSGAVITAGSTLGTPELQLNAAHTVININGGTVSGVTGYTDYVQDTFDIRGMNTAESLVINSDRSIKILNQQIVAERAAGMDVILNPYVDESALGGAVIMLEAAIHSNGGNIYLGGVSDQVNTGVVNNADVDRFAVGFAGDSDSRTDGVYLQNVQLDSQGDTADGLINLSGRAPLVQSAGAGVRIAGAATRIESGRNDIQVIGRVTTQTNAGNKDGVIIGEGSAARSLLATSSGNLIIEGDASAVVNPSGGTRYNGLMLSSGVLLRTETGDIQLTGRGGGGNQNFIQENHGIRMEDLNTSVISESGNILLLGASGGKTSDQGENSYGIYAAGNAMYIGRDQNRSTAAGDIVFIGDSMQFVNTSDQRLQVSSSGHLVIRPEHDDTNIHLGSAGVRPELNGVSTLYLGENWFNGSAVGVFLPGPVVTASNVSTNVQQLSIQGNAGGAFTLVIGEQETAAITYTTDLTALRDQIQTAIQGLSGHEGATVSISGSNLRINFTAAPASLVVAGGDTRGFEAITLGRSDLTGQIQVNAPTTFRDDVTFLSDAHGTDYQANMVINSALTVQRQPNSTQHGLLTLVANALDKRALVAKGLITANQLNLLGAGQFIATASNQIAGFSAEVEGDVTLRNNQSLQITENESLWLDAIDYAGNPVLTTPTAQTTTGITLTGGRQLEVLLDTGDLRQSENVFVESGKVSLVTGGGRIIQENNAIIRAANLWLSATTGISALHSDNEVDALAGNFTGSAGLEFSNAQTLSIDGVSIDQYRADTASTSLEGQVNATESDRNGLRGATGASGGTLAVVVRQGDLLQGATEGSSQLRAQRAVLLADQGSLLLQNQTNQISTLTAKVNADNEDITVFNAQAMTLGSVTGLSEALITGGTQVGAQATEGGNITLATVNGTLTVARDVMTLGSGNIDLRAGGTASNLAIVPESGQLASISSGSGQIQLLAGQSITTQSTSDASAEVSTTGTVMLQAGSAIGSQQNRIELSGVDTLAATAGNGSIWLRSLGTDPIILGQVNALNSAQLVGGAVTDLAGLITQQGNGNITLTTQGGDIRVVSALNANGSGYVDLRTAGTGNIDINGATITSATGTLQLVAGGAIGTNTLTGTQAELATAGQVLLSSGGQIGTETQRIEIASAAQLASQSLGSQFIAHSGDDLAISQVNAVNSSSELDRSVTSLSGMNAGQGSVIDLDVDQALSLNAGISTTTTAGIVRLAAASISQLLDSGSEILTQGLQLISRVGDLRLENTQNSVTTLAARAAAGASYTNLGNLQIDTVSGVQGITAATDITLRSVEGDLTLLQALDADQTAGVITLQALQGGVQSGNAAISADALRLVAAQSSDLSHAGNQLNRVAVRLSQTHADFELVNQSGFTLDRVITSLGHSESQGQTDGILTAGGNINLRISGSGDLQLAQQLSTGSRQQGRVSLNAADGSLLRTATAGMITANQLQLQASGDALLTQPQNALNTASTTLFRTENANQVAVLAADLGGDLMFAGLGSLEVGQVLTDGVQADNVWIRAQQDLRLTQSVVADATGLRPVILSAGNQFFNQTGQGADAIQAQGGWLIYEQSVDGFTQRLAGLVPDFSFFSTSYDLQRPGNVSLMGNGYLVGTPIADPEQYLRLPGTENNTSGNPLTEGAASQQPSPLQVSLAPVVESDPDTSYGMTLSVLPAESGFASLTTHSTGGRTLVAPVAMQVSADKPFQTLLGRILGDAELIGVSLVDGSPLPDTLQLLGKGPSLRLVGSLPLSSSPLVVRLSMQNPQTEEAQWVDILIEVTAAEDNAETTTI, encoded by the coding sequence ATGAAAAAGAATAGAAAATACAACGCATCAGTTTGGGCTTTTACCCCCCGACTGTTGCCACTGCTGATTGCCTCGGCCATATCACCGATGACAGTGATCGCTGCACCAGATGCCAATGAATTACCCAATGGGGGGCAAATAGTTAATGGGCAAGGGGCTATTTCCCAGGCGGGTAATGTGATGAATGTTCAACAGAACACGCAGAACATGATTACTAACTGGAACAGCTTCAACGTGGGTAGTCAGGCGACTGTAAACTTCCATCAGCCTGGTGCAAGCTCTACCGTGTTGAACCGGGTCACATCCGGTGATCCCAGCCAGATTCATGGTCAGATCAATGCCAATGGTAATGTGATCATTGCTAACCCGGCTGGCGTCATGTTCGGGCAGTCGGCCCGCGTGGATGTCGGTGGCTTGATGGCAGCGGGTCAGGATATTGCTGATCAGGATTTTGTCGAAGGTAATCTGCAACTGGATAAGATGTCAGCCGGTGGACAGGTGATCAACCAGGGACAGATTCACACCCGAAGTGGTGGATTCGTAATTCTGGCGGCTGATCAGGTCAGTAATAGCGGACGCATCGAAGCCCCGGAAGGCACGGTGGCGTTGCTGGCTGGCGAGCAGGCGCGTGTAGAACTGACGGCAGGCGGGCTGATCGGTATTCGGGTGGATGGCGAAACCGCAACTGCCGCAATTCAAAACACCGGTGTGCTGGTATCTGACGGTGGCAAGGTTCTCATTCAGAGTCGACAGGCCACCGGTGCCTTGGCGGCTGCTGTCAATCAGACGGGTATTATCCGTGCTAATTCAGTGGCTGAAAATGAAGGGCGCATCATTATTGATGGGGGGCAGGGCGATGTGTTGCTGGCGGGCAGGATTGAAGCAAGCGGTCTTGAGTCCGGTCAGAGTGGTGGCTTTATCAGTGCTACGGGGGATCGCGTCCTGATCAGTGGTGAACTGGATGCCAATGGTGCCAATGCTGGTGGCGAGGTCTATCTGGGCGGTGGTTGGCAAGGGCAGGACTCTGCGATTGCTGAAGCTCGTCAGGTACATCTTGATACGGGGTCAACAGTAGCAGCTGATGCTACTGTGAATGGCGAAGGTGGAGAAGTAGTGCTTTGGTCTTCAGAAGTCACTACACATGCAGGTGTGATTTCAGCACGCGGTGCCGGTGAAGGTCAAGGCGGTGCAGTGGAAACCTCCAGTCGCGGTGCGTTGGGTGTGACGGGTGAGGTGGATGTGTCCGCCCCTGAGGGTCAGGGAGGTTTGTGGTTACTTGACCCTGCCAATATTACCGTGGTCAGTCCTGGCGGCGATCCGTGGAATGGTGGTGGCACTGGCGATGTCAGTGTGAGTAACACCTCCATACAGAATTCTCTCAATACCGGTAGTAACGTTACTCTTCAGGCCGATAACAACATCACTATTGCCGCCAATATTTCTAAAACGGCAGGTGGTGATGCCAGCCTGACGTTTGCTGCAGGCGCTGGTATTATCCTGAACACCGGTATCGATATTTCTGCTACCACCGGGCGATTGCACCTGGAGTTTGGTACAACATCACCTAGCACTGGCACAGCCTTTATTAATGGTCGATTGGCGACTAATGGTGGCAGCGTCACTTTCTGGAAAGATGCCCAGTTGGGTACATCCAACCCGGTCAGTACCCAAATCACCGGAACAGTAGGCGGCATAGGGCCTTATACCTCTGGCAATATACTGTTTAAACAGGACCTGCTGCTGGCCGCCGGTGATGCTAATGTCACCCTGGGCGCACAGGGGAAATCTGATGGTGGTTTCACCGGGCTGGGGGGGAATATCCGCATTGACGGAGATATCTACAGCGTGGCAGCTGTTAACCAGTTACTTCGGCCGCAGACACTGACGCTGGATACTCGAGGTACCGCGGCAGGAGCGATAGTACTTGGTAGTGACACCAGTAATTTTGTCGGTGGCAACGGCCAGTCCGCGTTACGGCAGTTGAATTTCCTCGGTCCACAGGCAATCACCCTGAATGCCAGCGTGATCAACTTGTTGTCACCCTCGGGGGCGGTGATCACCGCCGGATCGACACTGGGTACACCCGAATTACAGCTGAATGCAGCACATACTGTGATTAATATTAACGGCGGCACGGTATCCGGTGTCACTGGTTACACCGACTATGTGCAGGATACCTTTGATATTCGTGGAATGAATACGGCGGAATCATTGGTGATCAATTCCGACCGTTCGATCAAAATTCTGAATCAGCAAATAGTTGCAGAAAGAGCCGCTGGGATGGATGTGATCCTGAACCCCTATGTCGATGAGAGTGCATTAGGCGGTGCTGTTATCATGCTGGAAGCCGCGATTCATTCAAATGGAGGCAATATCTATCTGGGTGGCGTAAGTGATCAGGTCAATACGGGTGTTGTCAATAATGCTGATGTCGATCGTTTTGCTGTTGGTTTTGCCGGTGACAGTGACAGCCGCACCGATGGGGTGTACTTACAGAACGTCCAGCTCGATAGTCAAGGTGATACCGCTGATGGCCTGATTAACCTTAGTGGCCGAGCTCCTTTGGTGCAATCGGCCGGTGCCGGGGTGCGTATTGCCGGTGCGGCGACACGGATTGAGTCGGGCCGTAATGATATACAGGTGATTGGGCGTGTTACTACCCAGACCAATGCCGGTAATAAAGATGGTGTTATTATTGGTGAAGGTAGTGCCGCGCGCTCATTGCTGGCGACCAGTAGCGGTAATCTGATTATCGAAGGTGATGCGTCTGCCGTGGTGAATCCAAGCGGTGGTACCCGCTATAACGGCTTGATGCTGTCTTCCGGGGTGCTGTTGCGTACCGAGACAGGTGATATACAGTTAACCGGGCGCGGTGGTGGTGGCAACCAGAACTTTATTCAGGAGAACCATGGTATTCGCATGGAAGACCTGAATACCAGTGTGATTTCCGAGTCTGGTAATATTCTGCTGTTGGGCGCTTCGGGTGGCAAAACCTCTGATCAAGGGGAAAACAGCTATGGCATCTATGCTGCTGGTAATGCCATGTACATTGGTCGGGATCAGAACCGCAGTACCGCCGCAGGAGATATCGTCTTCATCGGTGACTCCATGCAGTTCGTCAACACCTCGGATCAGCGTCTGCAGGTGTCCAGCAGTGGTCACCTGGTGATTCGCCCCGAGCATGACGACACCAATATCCACCTGGGTAGTGCCGGCGTTCGCCCCGAACTAAATGGGGTCAGTACCCTTTATTTAGGCGAGAACTGGTTTAACGGTAGTGCCGTAGGGGTGTTTCTGCCAGGACCGGTGGTCACAGCCAGTAATGTGTCTACCAATGTTCAGCAACTCTCTATACAGGGTAATGCTGGTGGTGCTTTCACTCTGGTTATCGGTGAGCAGGAAACCGCGGCCATTACCTATACCACTGACCTGACAGCTTTACGTGATCAGATTCAGACGGCAATTCAAGGGTTAAGTGGACATGAAGGGGCCACTGTCAGTATTTCTGGCAGTAACTTGCGGATCAACTTTACCGCTGCACCTGCCAGTCTGGTGGTCGCTGGTGGCGATACCCGCGGCTTTGAAGCGATCACCTTGGGCCGCAGTGATCTGACCGGCCAGATTCAGGTTAATGCCCCCACGACTTTCCGTGATGATGTGACGTTTTTGAGTGATGCCCATGGCACTGACTATCAGGCCAATATGGTTATTAATTCGGCGCTGACCGTACAACGTCAACCCAATTCAACCCAGCATGGATTGCTGACACTGGTAGCGAATGCTTTGGATAAACGAGCGTTGGTGGCCAAAGGGTTGATTACAGCCAATCAACTTAATTTGCTGGGCGCAGGTCAGTTTATAGCGACTGCCAGTAACCAGATTGCAGGTTTCTCCGCCGAGGTGGAAGGTGATGTCACACTGCGTAACAACCAGTCACTTCAGATTACAGAAAATGAATCACTCTGGCTGGATGCTATCGATTATGCGGGTAATCCGGTTCTGACCACCCCCACCGCTCAGACAACCACAGGTATTACCCTGACCGGTGGTCGACAGCTTGAAGTGCTGCTGGATACCGGTGATTTACGCCAGTCAGAAAATGTTTTCGTTGAAAGTGGCAAAGTCAGCCTGGTGACCGGTGGTGGACGTATTATTCAGGAAAATAATGCCATTATTCGTGCTGCTAACCTTTGGTTATCAGCTACTACGGGCATTTCAGCGTTACACAGTGATAATGAAGTCGACGCCTTGGCGGGCAATTTTACTGGCAGCGCCGGGCTGGAATTTAGCAATGCTCAGACGCTGTCGATAGACGGAGTGTCGATTGATCAATATCGTGCTGATACCGCTTCAACCAGTCTGGAAGGACAAGTGAATGCCACCGAGTCAGATCGAAATGGTCTGCGTGGCGCCACTGGCGCCAGTGGTGGCACACTGGCAGTTGTTGTCAGACAGGGAGATTTGTTACAGGGTGCGACTGAAGGTAGTTCGCAGTTACGGGCACAGCGAGCGGTGCTGCTGGCTGACCAAGGTAGCCTGTTGCTACAGAATCAAACCAATCAAATCAGTACATTAACTGCCAAAGTGAATGCTGATAATGAGGATATAACCGTGTTCAATGCCCAGGCGATGACGCTTGGTAGTGTCACCGGGCTATCCGAAGCTCTCATTACTGGCGGCACTCAAGTAGGCGCTCAGGCAACTGAGGGTGGCAATATCACCCTGGCGACAGTCAATGGCACCTTGACGGTAGCACGAGATGTGATGACGCTTGGCAGTGGAAATATCGATTTGCGTGCCGGTGGCACAGCGTCAAATCTAGCCATTGTGCCGGAGTCTGGTCAGCTTGCTTCGATCAGCAGTGGCAGCGGACAGATACAGCTGTTGGCCGGGCAAAGTATTACTACGCAATCCACCAGCGATGCTAGCGCTGAGGTGAGCACTACTGGCACTGTAATGCTACAGGCGGGCAGTGCGATAGGTTCTCAACAGAATCGAATCGAACTATCCGGTGTCGATACCCTGGCAGCCACGGCAGGTAATGGCAGCATTTGGCTGCGCAGTCTCGGTACAGATCCAATAATATTGGGTCAAGTGAATGCATTGAATTCGGCTCAGTTAGTCGGTGGTGCGGTCACTGATCTTGCTGGACTGATTACACAGCAGGGTAATGGTAATATCACCCTGACCACTCAGGGCGGTGATATTCGTGTGGTGTCAGCGCTGAATGCCAATGGCAGTGGTTATGTTGATTTGCGCACAGCGGGCACAGGCAATATTGACATCAATGGCGCGACAATTACCTCTGCAACCGGGACGCTGCAGTTGGTTGCGGGTGGGGCTATTGGTACCAATACTCTGACCGGTACTCAGGCAGAGCTGGCGACAGCCGGTCAGGTGTTGCTGAGTAGTGGCGGTCAAATAGGCACAGAAACCCAGCGCATCGAGATCGCCAGTGCCGCTCAGTTGGCCTCTCAGAGTCTTGGCAGTCAGTTTATTGCGCATAGCGGTGATGATCTGGCGATCAGTCAGGTTAATGCTGTTAATAGCAGCAGTGAGCTGGATAGGAGTGTCACCTCACTCAGTGGCATGAACGCAGGTCAGGGCAGTGTAATCGATCTGGATGTCGATCAGGCACTGTCACTGAATGCGGGTATCAGCACAACAACGACTGCTGGCATTGTCCGACTGGCGGCTGCCAGCATCAGCCAACTGCTCGACAGTGGTAGTGAAATTCTGACGCAGGGTCTGCAACTGATTTCCCGTGTGGGCGATCTGCGTCTGGAAAATACCCAGAACAGTGTGACAACACTGGCGGCACGTGCTGCAGCGGGAGCCAGTTATACCAACCTTGGAAACTTGCAGATTGATACGGTTTCTGGGGTGCAGGGCATCACAGCGGCCACAGATATTACCCTTCGCAGTGTCGAAGGTGATTTGACCCTGCTGCAAGCGCTGGATGCTGACCAAACCGCTGGTGTGATTACCCTGCAAGCGTTGCAAGGTGGTGTCCAGTCAGGCAATGCAGCCATCAGCGCCGACGCCTTGAGACTGGTTGCGGCCCAGAGCAGCGATCTGAGTCATGCCGGCAATCAACTAAACCGTGTGGCGGTGCGGTTGTCGCAGACTCATGCCGACTTCGAGTTAGTGAACCAGAGCGGTTTTACCCTTGACAGGGTGATCACCAGTCTTGGACACAGCGAGAGCCAGGGGCAAACGGATGGCATTCTCACCGCCGGTGGGAATATAAACCTGCGGATTAGTGGTAGCGGGGATCTGCAACTCGCACAACAGCTATCCACGGGTTCTCGACAGCAAGGACGTGTCAGTTTAAACGCTGCAGATGGCTCTTTACTGCGCACGGCAACCGCTGGAATGATTACTGCTAATCAGCTGCAATTGCAGGCAAGTGGGGATGCGCTGCTGACGCAGCCGCAGAATGCGCTGAATACAGCTTCTACAACACTCTTCCGTACCGAAAATGCTAATCAGGTGGCAGTTTTGGCGGCGGACCTGGGCGGTGATCTAATGTTTGCGGGTCTGGGGAGTCTGGAAGTTGGCCAGGTGCTGACGGATGGTGTTCAGGCTGATAATGTCTGGATACGTGCTCAGCAGGATCTCAGGCTGACTCAATCGGTAGTTGCTGACGCGACTGGATTGCGTCCAGTGATATTGTCGGCGGGTAATCAATTTTTCAACCAGACGGGTCAGGGTGCTGATGCAATTCAGGCTCAGGGTGGATGGTTGATCTATGAGCAGAGCGTCGATGGCTTTACCCAGCGGCTGGCTGGGTTGGTACCCGATTTCAGCTTTTTCAGCACTAGCTATGATCTACAACGTCCAGGCAATGTTAGCTTGATGGGTAACGGTTATCTGGTGGGTACGCCGATTGCCGATCCAGAACAGTATCTGCGTCTTCCTGGAACAGAGAACAACACCAGTGGTAACCCTTTGACAGAGGGTGCAGCGTCTCAACAGCCTAGTCCTTTACAGGTCTCTCTGGCACCGGTTGTCGAGTCAGATCCTGATACCAGCTATGGTATGACGCTGTCGGTTCTGCCTGCTGAAAGCGGATTTGCCAGTCTGACAACCCACTCAACGGGTGGACGTACCCTGGTGGCGCCTGTCGCTATGCAGGTTAGTGCGGATAAGCCGTTCCAGACCTTGCTGGGTCGAATACTGGGCGATGCAGAGTTGATTGGTGTTTCGCTGGTTGACGGGTCGCCATTACCGGATACACTGCAACTGCTGGGTAAGGGGCCTTCATTGCGACTGGTTGGTAGCCTGCCTCTGAGCAGTTCACCTTTGGTGGTACGACTGAGCATGCAGAATCCTCAGACTGAAGAGGCTCAATGGGTCGATATCTTGATTGAGGTCACTGCAGCTGAAGATAATGCTGAAACAACAACTATATAA
- a CDS encoding ShlB/FhaC/HecB family hemolysin secretion/activation protein: protein MKSDTMNRVFSMQFSKTPRQNTTGYLTRAIRMTLIGMVCVPTYTAVQASDVNNQVTSVFYDPDTAADQLQPNRGDMRIPQRMQGRVVVRAPRAIQIDPVLTAPVENLEQRRFSLDAVRMIDSRLFDEQELMEVMTPWTERQLSFAEFQLAALTLLEHLREHGHPDAVLRFSQLQFLENQQVAVAIEGLTPTDSYQDGSPRIQVAGFEVQGVTLLDDAVVQSHLSPWTGRALSVDELSEAVESVAQLLRDQGYALAQAWLPPQEITDGLVKIEVLEGLVDGESGNQGITVADTQRIKSEVIAGYLAEGVVADQPLNINALERQVRLLNEMPGIRSVQTDLAPGSVAGTTQVIAEVEEDALLSTAVTLDNYGSKFSGEERLGLNLNLNSPMGYGEQFFVNYTGSDGTNSYKMGVHAPVGYSGLRIGASYAAMDVELKEGSIAPLNQSSDSESFSVFANYPLARGAARNIDLFASLDFKSYQNNYPDFGFFDNQRDISSVTVGASGNQIDRYQGRTGWGVSLTQGDLALKGSGDSSTVGSFTKGNFNVSRLQALPAEQWFVYASLSGQLASGNLDSAEKFQLGGPMGVRAWPVGEAIGDHGWLANLELRRNLGSRGDANFEAFGFYDIGGVTQYASSDDAPAYSGPNTYELGGYGVGLSMTYSETGNVRLVYAQKDRSNPNPTASGTDSDGTDQSGRIWLIGTLLF from the coding sequence ATGAAATCAGACACAATGAACCGAGTATTTTCCATGCAGTTCAGCAAAACACCACGTCAGAACACTACTGGGTATCTGACCCGGGCCATCAGAATGACCCTGATCGGCATGGTATGTGTGCCCACATATACCGCTGTGCAGGCCAGTGATGTCAATAATCAGGTTACCAGTGTGTTCTATGATCCGGATACGGCGGCCGATCAGCTGCAGCCCAATCGTGGGGATATGCGTATTCCCCAGCGCATGCAAGGCCGAGTGGTGGTTCGTGCACCACGTGCGATTCAAATAGATCCGGTGTTAACCGCTCCGGTTGAAAACCTGGAGCAGCGTCGTTTTTCACTGGATGCTGTCCGCATGATTGACTCGCGCTTATTTGATGAGCAGGAGTTGATGGAGGTGATGACTCCCTGGACTGAACGTCAGTTGTCTTTCGCTGAGTTTCAGTTGGCGGCGCTGACGCTGCTGGAGCACTTGCGTGAACATGGCCATCCTGATGCTGTACTGCGTTTCTCTCAGCTGCAATTCCTTGAAAATCAGCAGGTGGCTGTAGCCATTGAAGGCCTGACACCGACAGATAGCTATCAGGATGGCTCCCCGCGTATCCAGGTAGCCGGGTTTGAGGTGCAGGGTGTGACATTGCTCGATGATGCTGTGGTTCAGTCTCACCTTTCACCCTGGACAGGGCGCGCACTTAGCGTTGATGAATTGAGTGAAGCGGTTGAATCGGTTGCTCAATTGCTGCGTGATCAGGGTTATGCGCTGGCACAGGCCTGGTTGCCGCCGCAGGAGATTACTGATGGCCTGGTTAAAATTGAAGTTCTGGAAGGACTCGTAGACGGCGAGTCCGGGAATCAAGGTATAACAGTAGCCGATACCCAGCGTATTAAGTCTGAGGTGATTGCGGGTTATCTGGCGGAAGGTGTTGTTGCGGATCAGCCACTTAATATCAATGCACTTGAGCGTCAGGTACGCCTGCTGAACGAAATGCCAGGTATTCGCAGTGTTCAGACAGACCTGGCTCCAGGATCAGTAGCCGGTACCACGCAGGTCATCGCTGAGGTGGAAGAAGATGCTCTCCTGTCCACTGCTGTCACACTGGATAATTATGGTAGCAAATTCTCCGGTGAAGAGCGCCTGGGCTTAAATCTGAACCTGAACAGTCCGATGGGTTATGGCGAACAGTTTTTTGTCAATTATACCGGCTCTGATGGAACTAACAGCTACAAGATGGGTGTGCATGCCCCTGTAGGTTATTCAGGCCTGCGCATCGGAGCATCCTATGCGGCAATGGATGTTGAACTGAAAGAGGGCAGTATTGCTCCGCTTAATCAGAGCAGTGATTCGGAGTCTTTCTCCGTGTTTGCCAACTATCCACTGGCGCGTGGTGCGGCGCGCAATATCGATCTATTTGCCAGCCTGGATTTCAAAAGCTACCAAAACAACTATCCGGATTTCGGTTTTTTTGATAATCAGCGTGACATCAGCAGTGTGACCGTCGGCGCCAGCGGTAATCAGATAGACCGTTATCAAGGCCGCACCGGTTGGGGTGTTTCGTTGACTCAGGGCGACCTGGCTCTGAAGGGTAGTGGTGATTCAAGCACCGTAGGCAGTTTTACCAAGGGTAATTTCAATGTTTCCAGATTGCAGGCCTTGCCAGCTGAGCAATGGTTTGTCTATGCCAGCCTAAGTGGACAACTTGCCAGTGGCAATCTTGACAGCGCCGAAAAGTTTCAGCTGGGTGGACCGATGGGTGTACGCGCTTGGCCAGTGGGAGAGGCAATTGGTGATCATGGCTGGTTGGCAAATCTGGAGCTGCGCCGCAATTTGGGTAGTCGTGGTGATGCCAATTTTGAAGCTTTTGGCTTTTATGATATCGGTGGGGTAACTCAGTATGCCAGCTCAGATGATGCTCCGGCCTATTCAGGACCCAACACCTATGAGCTTGGCGGCTATGGTGTCGGATTAAGCATGACTTACAGCGAAACAGGCAATGTGCGTCTGGTGTATGCGCAGAAAGACCGTAGCAATCCCAACCCCACAGCCAGTGGCACAGACAGTGATGGCACTGATCAGTCAGGACGTATCTGGCTGATCGGTACCCTGTTATTCTGA